ACGGTGCTTGGCGACCGAATTCTTCAGATGGAACACCTCGTCGATCACCTCCGAGACGATCTCGTTCCGCCGATCCAAGGAGAACACGCCGTCGTCCCAGAGGTTGTAGTCCAGCGTTCGGCCGACGTGGACGAGATCAAGTTGATGATTACGGTTTTCGTCGGTAAATGCCGTGACGATACCCTCATCAGCGTCACTGACGACCGTCGCGTCGTCAGTGACTGCGTCCATGTCATCGAGTTTGGCGGCTGTCTCGTCCCAGTCAGCGTTGATCGAGAGATCCAGCAGAGAGCGTGATTCCTTGGCAGTATCTTCGCCGAGCGTGGCCTGGACGGAGTGGTACGCGCGGTCGTCGTCTTGGCTGTGACACTTCGTGCCGTCAGGAATAACGGCGTCAGCGTCTGTGTCAGCGACACAGTCTGGAAGGAACTGCTTGAGCTTGTTGCCGTACTCTTTGGCGCGACGATTGATGGTGGTCGGCGACGGCATCTTCGAGAGGATGCCGTCGCCGTGGTCAGCAGCGTCACGATAGCTGACCGAAGTAGCGAGATCGACGCTCTTGGCGGCGATGTCCTGCTGATAGCGGTTTTGCCCGTCGAAGCTGAGAACATCTTCGACGGGCCGGAAGTAGCTGGATTCGTCGTGGTCAGCGGCGGTGTCTTCGACGTAGTGAAGGTCGAATTCGTGCTCACCGGCGGTTGTGACGGCTGTGCGGGTGTCAGTACCGGCGCGTTGGAATCGCTGATCACCATTGCCGTGAGCGTGTTTCTCACCACAGAGCGCCTCGACGCGGCTCGCGTCGAGGCTCTCGACCATCGATTCGAGCAGTACAGATTCGACGTTCTGCTCGGTAACGAATTCGGCAAGCGTGGCGAGCGGTACCGTTTTGTCCTCGTCGATGCTAATCGTGAACCGCACGTCGATTGTGGCGTGCATGGGACACCTCTTGGGTGGACACCAGAGGCGTCCCGTTCCTCACGGGAGCCAGTTGCTACTGAACTCTAGAGGACTTTGCGACACGACCAGAATCTTAAGAAACTTGCTGAGGATGGAGAATATGAAGATGTGGCTACTGGCGACCTCCCATCCGGACAATATGCCGATATTGGTTCCCTTGATGGCCGTGATGTGTTAATCGTCGATACTGACAATATCCCTATTCGGACTATCACCGATAAAGCTAGATCGAACGATTCAGTAGAGGAATATTCCGATCTCATAGATACCTTCAAGCATCTGCACAAGGTCTCCGATGGCTTCCCGATTAAAGACTGGCGAGGCGTTTCGAAAGTGATGAACACAGAGGGTGGGATGATTGATGAGGTAATTGACCGGTTCCATGGTCGGGTTCACCCTCAGTTCCTCCCGGTTATTGAGGAAGCGTTAGTGCTTCGGGAAATGGATCGAGTTCGCGGGCTCAGCCAGGAGGAGGTATACGACATCCGGTCCGGCATCGGACAGCGCTATGCTGATCGTGGTCATGACCCGGAGGAAGCTCAGTACCTTGTGTCAATGTGTTCGATGGGTTATCTTGACAAGGGAAGTGTGTTTGATCAGATGTACTCTGACCTCGTGATTAATGGAAAAAAGACCGAAAATGAATACCGAGATACATTTAAAATGTATGTGAGTAACAACCCGTTTGCCGTCTTCGTGCGACCACAGGACAAGAGCGTTGCCGATCTAGTTGATGAAGCCACAGATAAGGCTGGCCAGATATTTGACTGGCCAGGGTCTCCAGAATTCGTTGATGTCTGTGCCAAGGGAGGTGCGCGCGCTCTCGCTCGTGACGCACGGGCTGAACTACAAAACGAGTTTGACGGTGAGATGGAAGTCACGCGGAATGATGAGTTAGAACAGTATATTCTGACTCTCCACCCCAACGTCACTATCCGATGAGCCGTCTGACTGATGGATTACGTCTGCTGGATGAGGAGGCAATTGCGCTGGCTTTTCTCCCGGTGATCAATTTCACATATATCGTCTGGCAGCTTCCTGATCCTGGATTGGCCTTGTACGGTGTAGCCGGTCTTGCTGCTCTGGTTAGCGCAGCCACCTATAATTCATACACATATATTGACTTTAGATCCTTTGAGTTTTCACAGTATGGTGAGTTTGAAACGAAAGAAGACGGAACGCCCTATAAGAAGCGAAAGGGAAATATTGTTGGAATACCGATATTGGCGGTTTGCAGCCTACTCACTATCTCTTGGGTAGCTCTACTCGGTTACAGTCTCTACCGTCTCTATTTGCTTGATAACGGGTCTATCTGGCCGATATCTCTCATTGCTATTTCTATACTCTTTGTGTGTATAGTTAGTACAGGAGTGATTTTCTCCTCGTATGAGGTGGACGGAGATGAGGATGACTCTCCGGATATTGACCGATTCGTAGATGAGCAGGCGGGTGTCGTAATCTACATTATCACTCCTTCTAGAAGTGTAGAGTCAGTTGTTGAAGTTATTCCTATTGACGAAACGGAATTAAATTTAGAAGCGAGTGTGAACGTAGACTCTAGTAGGGAGTCGATTAGTAAGTAGTCTATATCTTGTACGGCATTTCTAATAGACTTCTTATAAGTCATCGCTAGGAGAGGTCACTGAACAACCTGTACGGACCGCTCTCGCGAGTAGACCGGGGAGCGGTGGCCGGCGGCTCTCCCCGCTCGCGGCCGGCGGGGCGGTGTTCAGATAAGGATGAAGAGTGAGGCGGTACGTTTTCAAAGTGATCTATGCCCGAAAACGACCGCCTCGGTGGATGTTTGGACGAGATTGACTTAGCGTTTGTTGAACGCGAGGCGACACCGAAGCTGCTGATGAAGCTCAGTATTCAGCTGCATCTTGCTGGACTTTCGCTTTCGAATACTGTTTCGTTTCTAGAGGTATTCGGTGTCAATCGTGCTCGTTCGACCGTTCACAACTGGGTTCACAAGGCCGATCTACAGCCGGAGGCTGGTCGGTCACCGGATCACGTTGCGGTTGACGAAACCGTGATCCGGATCGACGGCGAGCAGTACTGGCTGTACGCCGCCGTCGATCCCGATTCGAACGAATTACTCCACACGAAGCTTAAACCGACGAGAACGAACGCTCTCGCCGAGATGTTCTTCGGTGAACTCCGCGAGAAACACGATGTCGACGATGCCGTGTTTCTCGTCGACGGCGCCACTCCGCTGAAAGAAGCCTGCGACTGACACGGCCTCGATTTCAGATACGAACGCCATGGAAATCGCAACAGCGTCGAACGTGTCTTTCGCGAGGTAAAACGCCGAACTAATTCGTTCTCAAACTGTTTCAGTCATGTCGATCCAGCAACCGCCGATGACTGGCTTAGCTCTTTCGCGTTCGCATGGAATCGGCTTATCTGAACACTGCCTCGCGGCCAGCCACAACGACTAACCCCGCCCCTCCCCATCCGCCGGTATGACCGACTACACCACCGTCTCGATCCCGAAGGACCTGGCCGACCGCGTCGACGAGACCATCGAGGGGACGAGCTTCTCCTCGACGAGCGACCTCGTTCGCTTTCTCCTGCGGAGCATCGTCATCCAGAACCAGCAGCAGGGCGAGCTGACCGAGGCGGAGTTCTCCGAGATCGCCGACCAGCTCGAAGACCTGGGCTATCTCGACTGAGCCGCCGGGCCGCCGCTGACTCCGCCTACTCGGGGAACTCCTCGGGCGGCTCGACGTCGAGTAGTTCGAGCGGCTGGCGCTCGCCGCCGCGGTCGAACACCGCGACCGACTCCTCGTCCCACGGCGGGACGGCGACGAAGATGAGTTCCTTGAAATCGTCGCGCTGGCGGACGCGCAACTCGCCGTTGGGGTGGGAGACGAATCGGCCCTGCGTCTGCCCGACGGGCGTCCCCATGTCGACGCCGAAGACGAAGTTGACCGACCCCGCCGAGTCGGGATAGTAGAAGTGCGTGAACACGGGTGTCTCGGGGGGCAGATCCGCGCCGAGTAACTCCTCGGCGGGCGTCACCGACAGCGAGATCGTCACCGGGTCCGGGTCGGACTCCCGTGCGAACCTGAGACAGGACTCGACCAGTCCGCGCGTCGCGTAGACCACGGCGGGTTATTCGCGGCACCCGGCAAAACTCCGTCGTTCGCGCGCCTCGTCGCGCCGGTGGCTCTCGACGCCGTGACGGTGGTGGCTCAAAACAGGAACTCCCGCGCGGTCTTGGCGTACAGCCGCGGCGTCCGCTTGCGCGACCCGGCGAGCGCGTCCGCCAGCGCCTCGGCCGCACCCTCCATGACGCCCTCGCCGTGGCCGACCAGGATCCGCTCGGGGGAGTAGCGACCGAGCGCCTTCGGCGGTTTGAGCCGGAGCGCCGGATGGACGCCGAGGCGCTCGTCGCTCGTGCGCATGTACGACGACGTGCCGACCGCTTCGGCGACGACCAGCGTCTTCGAGTCCTCGTCGTAGAGAAAGCCCTCTTTCCAGACCGGGTTGTCCACGAGTTTGTGGAGGTCGTAGCCGCTGTCGGCCAGACTCCGCCGGATCGGCTCGACCGGTGCCGTCAGGTCCGAGCGCACGTCGTCCATCCACTCGGGGACGTAGACGGGGACCTCGTAGCGGCGGGCGAGTGCCTCCGCGTCGCGCTTGTGTCGGTCGAGCAGGAGGACGATCCCGCGGACGGTGCCGTGCTCGGCGAGGGCGTCGTCCAGCCCGTCGATGTCGATGGGGTCGACGAGCCACACGTCGCCGTCGGAGACCAGGGCGTGGCTCACCCGCTGCATCGCCTCCTCTGGGTGGGCGAGCCAACTGATGCCGCCGTCCCACCGGTTGATCTCGCGCCACGACGTCGACCGTCCGGAGCCTTTCATCGTCATACCCCGGTGTTGGCACGCCGGCTACATAAGCGACGACGCTCACGAGTTGGGCGCCTCCCACCGGTTCGCCGCGGCTGGGGGTCAGTCCAGCCGGCTCGCGTCGATGCCGACGCCCGGCGGCGTCACGACGAGAAAGCCGCGGAACTGCATGAGGTCGCCGTCGATCTCGCGCACGCCGCCGGCGAACCCCGCGGCCAGTTCGTTCACGTCCCCCTCGATGGAGAGCACGAGCGTCCCGCCGTCCTCGACGATCTCGACCCACTCCTCGTCGGGGGTGGAGCCGTCGAGCACGCCCAGCACGACCCGCCCGCCCCCGTCGTCGCCCTCCTCCTCGTCGTCAAGCTCCTCCTCGACCGTCTGGAGGTCGAGGTCGATCTCGCCCATACCCGCCCCCTCGCGGTCGACCGAGAAAAAGGTGTGTCCGACGGGTGGCGTCGGTCGTGATGAGAACGGTCGGGGACGCAAAGGTCGCGCAGTCGTCCGCCGAAATCAGACTCGGACAATTGACGAACTCGAAGTCTCCCGCCACACCATCAACCGCTACAAAACCGCCTTCGCAGACATGACCCCCACAGAAAGACTAACCCTCATCTCCTCTCTCACACAAGAAAAACTCCTCAACAAAGCAAATGGAGGAGAACAATAGTGGCTTACGAACGGCCAAGCACAGATTTTGGATAGGAATGATGAGGAAGGTCAACCGACTGAAGGCCTAAGAAGTGTATATACGGACTGGAGGGACTCATTATCAGGTAACGGAGTAGGATTCAACAGCGATACCTCATTGAGTAGTATAAACAGTGAGGTAACAAGATAGTGAAATATAGGGGAGAAGAGTTTTAAGCTGCTTCAGTCTCTAAGATGGCCTTTGCATCGTCAAATTGGCCATTTTTGTCCCCCCATATTTGGTTAACTGTTGCTCTCTCCACACCTTCAATAGTCCATGGATTATCTACAGTACCCCCTATCACATAGTTTTCATCTTTGTCTGATACCATTTCATTAAGCATTTTAGAATGGGACTTAATTTTCTCGAATGTATCAGAATCAGTTTCTTCATAATTATTCCAGAACCTTATCTTATCAGTTAGATCAATAATATAATCATTAGTAACTGATACATTAATATCATTGAATAAACCTCTGCCTGGTTCAGGGTTCTGCTCACTCTGTATTGAATCACTCCAACCTGTAGCTACACTTCTAAGCACAGAAGCAGCATACTTCTTAGCAACACCAAACCCAATTTCATTAAACCCTTCCGCTACCTCCCTCTCCTCGCTTCTATATTCGTCTGCAAATCTTAGTGGGTGATACCATTCGTCGGAGGCAGAGTGTTCCATGTCGAGGTAGTCTGATTCTTCTATTCGTGGGTGGAAGGTATCATTATTTGTCACTGGGGTATCATGTGATTCTACCAGTAGCATTTCGTTGTTGGTTTTGTCGTATGCTAGGCCGTTTCCGTGTGTAGATGCTGGGGCTTCCGGTAGATTGACTTCCCAGAACTGTGATTCTATGTCTGTGTGGTCGTCTATTCCTTTCTGAAGTACTGCTGCATACATCTGGTCTTCATCGGAGCGAGGTCCGGGACCTGGATAACGGAGTTGGAATTCGAAGAGGTATGGGTGAAGCCAGTCTAATGCTTCGGATAGTGTATCTGCATTAGAAAATTTATCGTAGTTAAATTCTCCTTTATCCCCACTGATAGTGCCATCCCCATCATTCTGCACATTATTATT
The window above is part of the Halosimplex rubrum genome. Proteins encoded here:
- a CDS encoding ISH6 family transposase, translating into MHATIDVRFTISIDEDKTVPLATLAEFVTEQNVESVLLESMVESLDASRVEALCGEKHAHGNGDQRFQRAGTDTRTAVTTAGEHEFDLHYVEDTAADHDESSYFRPVEDVLSFDGQNRYQQDIAAKSVDLATSVSYRDAADHGDGILSKMPSPTTINRRAKEYGNKLKQFLPDCVADTDADAVIPDGTKCHSQDDDRAYHSVQATLGEDTAKESRSLLDLSINADWDETAAKLDDMDAVTDDATVVSDADEGIVTAFTDENRNHQLDLVHVGRTLDYNLWDDGVFSLDRRNEIVSEVIDEVFHLKNSVAKHRPNEEFAAIRERIARTTERIEKTAWQLDQFGSEKAAGYLQRWLPSIVTFAEQAVEGFEVPWTSNPVERLMGEVSKRCKNQWMRWTTEGLEAILQLRLVKYADPEHYQSFLDELLQRSTKTAMSCDLSIESTRGKL
- a CDS encoding MPN domain-containing protein, with protein sequence MVYATRGLVESCLRFARESDPDPVTISLSVTPAEELLGADLPPETPVFTHFYYPDSAGSVNFVFGVDMGTPVGQTQGRFVSHPNGELRVRQRDDFKELIFVAVPPWDEESVAVFDRGGERQPLELLDVEPPEEFPE
- a CDS encoding ribbon-helix-helix domain-containing protein, which gives rise to MTDYTTVSIPKDLADRVDETIEGTSFSSTSDLVRFLLRSIVIQNQQQGELTEAEFSEIADQLEDLGYLD
- a CDS encoding DUF5779 family protein; translation: MGEIDLDLQTVEEELDDEEEGDDGGGRVVLGVLDGSTPDEEWVEIVEDGGTLVLSIEGDVNELAAGFAGGVREIDGDLMQFRGFLVVTPPGVGIDASRLD